Proteins encoded by one window of Amaranthus tricolor cultivar Red isolate AtriRed21 chromosome 4, ASM2621246v1, whole genome shotgun sequence:
- the LOC130810497 gene encoding probable magnesium transporter NIPA4, with the protein MQDSGETSGTYNGMSSDNIKGLVLALSSSFFIGASFIVKKKGLKKAGTTGLRAGSGGYSYLYEPLWWTGMITMIVGEIANFAAYAFAPAILVTPLGAVSIIISASLAHIILREKLHMFGILGCILCVVGSITIVLHAPQERQIESVAEVWNLATEPGFIAYAVLVLVLVFILIVHYVPQYGQSHVMVYIGICSLVGSLSVMGVKALGIALKLTFSGMNQLAYPQTWVFAIFVASCILTQMNYLNKALDTFNTALVSPIYYVMFTSFTILASVIMFKDWAGQNGSQIVTEMCGFITILGGTFLLHKTKDMAADSSSLSFPRTPKHSNIDAFDVESAPLVNQELARIS; encoded by the exons ATGCAAGATTCAGGGGAAACTTCTGGAACTTACAATGGAATGTCTTCTGATAATATTAAAGGTTTAGTTTTAGCTTTATCTTCAAGTTTTTTCATTGGGGCAAGTTTTATTGTCAAGAAAAAAGGTTTGAAGAAAGCTGGAACTACTGGTCTAAGAGCAG GTAGTGGAGGCTACTCCTACTTATATGAGCCACTTTGGTGGACTGGCATGATAACCA TGATTGTTGGGGAAATCGCTAATTTTGCGGCATATGCATTTGCACCAGCAATTTTGGTTACTCCACTTGGTGCAGTTAGTATCATCATAAG TGCTTCCCTCGCACATATTATTTTGAGAGAGAAGCTACATATGTTCGGGATTCTCGGATGTATACTATGCGTTGTGGGGTCAATAACAATAGTTCTGCATGCACCTCAAGAGCGCCAAATTGAGTCTGTCGCAGAAGTATGGAATCTAGCCACAGAACCAG GATTCATTGCATATGCAGTCCTGGTGCTAGTGCTAGTTTTCATTCTTATTGTGCATTATGTCCCACAATATGGGCAGTCTCATGTAATGGTCTACATCGGAATATGTTCTCTTGTGGGATCTTTGTCG GTAATGGGTGTCAAAGCTCTTGGAATTGCTTTGAAGTTGACATTTTCAGGAATGAATCAGTTGGCATATCCCCAAACTTGGGTTTTTGCAATCTTTGTGGCATCTTGCATACTAACACaaatgaattatttaaataag GCACTTGATACTTTCAACACGGCTTTGGTCTCACCAATCTACTATGTGATGTTTACGTCCTTCACTATCCTGGCTAGTGTAATCATGTTCAAG GATTGGGCTGGACAAAACGGTTCCCAAATCGTCACGGAAATGTGTGGATTTATAACCATTTTGGGTGGCACCTTTCTTCTACACAAAACAAAGGATATGGCGGCAGACA GTTCATCACTCTCATTCCCGAGAACACCGAAACACTCTAACATAGACGCATTTGACGTAGAGAGTGCCCCGCTGGTAAACCAAGAATTAGCCCGGATATCATAA
- the LOC130810667 gene encoding uncharacterized protein LOC130810667, which produces MELDEFTFPTTNPSTPIDSPPLWRLSPSASPTPSYNQSPTTKESNFVPKKRDQNGNFYSRKSCSFLEGKCLMKRSKMGTNNHHNTMYMQDDDQEKMDMIWEDLNYEELFKNNHGFNPKLNNEVVEFGCVPASFRLVRTNNMKNNTFKKPSFFVFVKIIKRLFVLQQSAKRKPVKTHQFISIKYHNMFMVSSNEKMPPLSRKRLSRNDANCTLRNLVKALSSVSAPRERSMSELASEMANGLVRANPRLSMVKGNRRSLNSG; this is translated from the exons ATGGAATTGGATGAATTCACCTTCCCTACAACAAACCCAAGTACTCCGATCGATTCGCCGCCATTATGGCGGCTATCTCCTTCAGCATCTCCTACACCCTCCTATAATCAAAGCCCAACAACAAAAGAATCAAATTTTGTCCCCAAAAAAAGAGATCAAAATGGGAATTTTTACTCAAGAAAAAGTTGTTCTTTTTTAGAAggaaagtgtttgatgaaaagGTCAAAAATGGGGACAAATAATCATCATAATACTATGTATATGCAAGATGATGATCAAGAGAAGATGGATATGATATGGGAAGATTTGAATTATgaagaattatttaaaaataatcatggGTTTAATCCTAAATTAAATAATGAAGTTGTAGAATTTGGATGTGTTCCTGCTTCTTTTAGATTGGTAAGAActaataatatgaaaaataatacttttaagAAAcctagtttttttgtttttgttaagaTTATTAAGAGATTATTTGTTCTTCAACAATCTGCTAA GCGGAAACCAGTGAAGACGCATCAGtttatatcaataaaatatcataatatGTTTATGGTTTCTTCCAATGAG aagatgcctccTTTGTCAAGAAAGAGACTGTCTAGAAATGATGCTAACTGTACGCtaagaaatctggtgaaagcGTTATCAAGTGTAAGCGCACCACGAGAGAGGTCTATGTCGGAATTAGCATCTGAAATGGCAAACGGATTagtcagagcaaaccctcgactTTCGATGGTAAAGGGGAACCGTCGGAGCTTGAACTCtggttaa